A single Dermacentor variabilis isolate Ectoservices chromosome 9, ASM5094787v1, whole genome shotgun sequence DNA region contains:
- the LOC142558308 gene encoding ninjurin-1-like, translating into MNANRYATKKTVAQGLLDVALLTSNTAQLKSVILRGSQQEFYTLLLVLLSLSIGLQIMVGVVFLLLGFMNVNDQKNHRLADILNNVATAAVFGVTVLNVMAASFDGRDGAVGLMLQQPSNLGKPSGPQ; encoded by the exons ATGAACGCCAACCGGTACGCCACCAAGAAGACCGTGGCGCAGGGCTTGTTGGACGTGGCCCTGCTCACGTCCAACACCGCGCAGCTCAAGAGCGTCATCCTGCGGGGCTCCCAGCAAGAATTCTACaccctgctgttggtgctccttagCCTCTCCATAGGGCTGCAG ATCATGGTGGGCGTCGTGTTCCTCCTGCTGGGTTTCATGAACGTTAACGACCAGAAGAACCACCGGCTCGCCGACATCCTCAACAACGTCGCCACCGCGGCCGTGTTCGGCGTCACGGTCCTCAACGTAATGGCGGCCTCCTTCGACGGCCGGGATGGCGCCGTCGGCCTGATGCTTCAGCAGCCGTCCAACCTGGGCAAGCCCTCGGGGCCCCAGTGA